In Janibacter cremeus, a genomic segment contains:
- a CDS encoding metal-sensitive transcriptional regulator — MAGYSGSKEQYLKRLGRVEGQIRGIARMVEDDTYCIDILTQVAAATKALQAVSLGLVEDHVGHCVVDAARESDEAAAEKVSEASAAIARLVRS, encoded by the coding sequence ATGGCTGGTTACAGCGGCAGCAAGGAGCAGTACCTCAAGCGGCTGGGCCGCGTCGAGGGCCAGATCCGCGGGATCGCCCGCATGGTCGAGGACGACACGTACTGCATCGACATCCTCACCCAGGTCGCCGCGGCGACCAAGGCGCTGCAGGCCGTCAGCCTCGGTCTCGTCGAGGACCACGTCGGCCACTGCGTCGTCGACGCTGCCCGCGAGAGCGACGAGGCCGCGGCCGAGAAGGTCAGCGAGGCCAGTGCGGCCATCGCCCGACTGGTGCGCTCGTGA
- a CDS encoding methyltransferase domain-containing protein, whose translation MPSDSRFAGSIPELYDTVLVPMMFLDYAEDVAAEVAASTPHDVLETAAGTGAVTRALHRLLPSAMITATDLSPAMLARAADVLPASDHVRWTPADAQELPFDDAGFDAVMCQFGAMFFPDRRGAYAEARRVMRPGGRLVLATWGRIEVNEATLAVEDALTTLSLDDPPPFLRRVPFGYTDAAVIRAELDDAGFIDVDIRSIEHRSRPTSARDIAIAHCQGTPLANALAERHLDAVQITSEVTRLLEERWGEEPFTGRLSANLVSATRVTD comes from the coding sequence GTGCCCTCCGACAGCAGGTTCGCTGGATCGATCCCCGAGCTCTACGACACCGTCCTGGTGCCGATGATGTTCCTCGACTACGCCGAGGACGTCGCCGCCGAGGTCGCCGCATCCACACCCCACGACGTGCTCGAGACCGCGGCCGGGACGGGCGCCGTGACCCGCGCGCTGCATCGGCTCCTCCCCTCTGCCATGATCACCGCTACCGACCTCAGTCCGGCGATGCTCGCTCGGGCGGCCGACGTGCTCCCCGCGTCCGACCACGTGCGATGGACGCCTGCCGACGCGCAGGAACTTCCCTTCGACGACGCCGGGTTCGATGCGGTCATGTGCCAGTTCGGGGCCATGTTCTTCCCCGATCGTCGGGGCGCATACGCCGAGGCGCGCCGGGTCATGCGGCCCGGGGGACGTCTCGTGCTCGCCACCTGGGGACGGATCGAGGTCAACGAGGCAACGCTGGCCGTGGAGGATGCCCTCACCACCCTCTCCCTCGACGATCCTCCCCCGTTCTTGCGGCGGGTCCCCTTTGGCTACACCGACGCGGCGGTCATCCGGGCAGAGCTGGACGATGCCGGCTTCATCGACGTCGACATCCGCTCGATCGAGCACCGCAGCCGACCGACGTCCGCGCGCGACATCGCCATCGCGCACTGCCAGGGGACACCCTTGGCCAATGCCCTCGCCGAACGCCACCTCGACGCCGTGCAGATCACGTCAGAGGTGACCCGGCTCCTCGAGGAGAGATGGGGCGAGGAGCCCTTCACCGGACGTCTGTCGGCCAATCTCGTCAGCGCCACCCGAGTGACCGACTGA
- the ilvA gene encoding threonine ammonia-lyase IlvA encodes MTAAPVTATAVDEAAALLAELLPPTPLQRCERLSAATGADVWLKREDLQPVRSYKVRGAFTLIAGLSEEQRAKGVVAASAGNHAQGVAFAGQRLGVRSRIYLPRNTPRQKRDRVAALGGDMVEVIVTGEVYDDAATAAATDAKRTGAVVVPAFNALETMAGQGAVAVEILQQLGREPDVVTVPVGGGGLLGGMSTWMAQHASDVRLVGVEPEGAASMAAALAAGAPVTLEEVSPFVDGAAVRRVGDLTHAAVAATGSELTTVSEGAICVEMLDMYQTDGIIAEPAGAMATTVLADLDLAPGSTVVAVVSGGNNDVSRYAEIVERALVHEGRKHYFLVDFPQEPGALRRFLDDVLGPEDDITFFDYIKRNNRDTGTAIVGLELGDPDDLLPLLARMDTSPLTIESIASDSPVFRIIG; translated from the coding sequence GTGACTGCCGCTCCCGTGACCGCGACCGCCGTCGACGAGGCAGCTGCTCTGCTGGCCGAGCTCCTCCCCCCGACGCCGCTGCAGCGCTGTGAGCGCCTGTCCGCCGCAACCGGCGCGGACGTCTGGCTCAAGCGCGAGGACCTGCAGCCGGTCCGCTCCTACAAGGTGCGTGGGGCCTTCACCCTGATCGCCGGCCTGAGCGAGGAGCAGCGGGCGAAGGGGGTCGTGGCCGCCAGCGCGGGCAACCACGCGCAAGGGGTGGCCTTCGCCGGGCAGCGGCTCGGGGTCCGCTCGCGGATCTACCTGCCGCGCAACACCCCTCGCCAGAAGCGTGACCGCGTCGCCGCCCTCGGCGGCGACATGGTCGAGGTCATCGTCACCGGTGAGGTCTACGACGACGCCGCAACAGCGGCCGCCACTGACGCGAAGCGCACCGGCGCCGTGGTCGTGCCCGCCTTCAACGCGCTGGAGACCATGGCCGGCCAGGGCGCCGTCGCCGTGGAGATCCTCCAGCAGCTCGGTCGCGAGCCCGATGTCGTCACCGTGCCCGTCGGCGGCGGTGGCCTGCTCGGCGGCATGTCGACGTGGATGGCCCAGCACGCGTCCGACGTACGCCTCGTCGGGGTGGAGCCCGAGGGTGCTGCCTCGATGGCCGCGGCCCTGGCCGCCGGGGCGCCGGTCACGCTCGAGGAGGTCTCCCCCTTCGTCGACGGGGCCGCGGTCCGCCGCGTCGGGGACCTCACCCACGCGGCGGTCGCCGCGACCGGGTCGGAGCTGACGACCGTCTCCGAGGGCGCGATCTGCGTCGAGATGCTCGACATGTACCAGACCGACGGGATCATCGCCGAGCCCGCGGGAGCCATGGCCACGACCGTCCTGGCCGACCTCGACCTCGCGCCGGGGTCCACGGTCGTCGCCGTCGTGTCCGGGGGCAACAACGACGTCTCCCGCTACGCCGAGATCGTCGAGCGCGCCCTGGTCCACGAGGGTCGCAAGCACTACTTCCTCGTCGACTTCCCGCAGGAGCCGGGGGCGCTGCGCCGGTTCCTCGACGACGTCCTCGGACCGGAGGACGACATCACCTTCTTCGACTACATCAAGCGCAACAACCGCGACACCGGCACCGCCATCGTCGGCCTCGAGCTCGGCGACCCGGACGACCTGCTGCCGCTGCTGGCGCGGATGGACACCTCCCCGCTGACGATCGAGTCGATCGCCTCGGACAGCCCGGTCTTCCGCATCATCGGCTGA
- the pgm gene encoding phosphoglucomutase (alpha-D-glucose-1,6-bisphosphate-dependent), giving the protein MSSAADRAGSPALPEDLIDVSHVVTAYYAVQPDPQDVDQQVAFGTSGHRGRSVDGSFNEAHIVATTQAIVDVRRSQGIDGPLFLGRDTHALSEPAWTSALEVLVGNDVLVLVDSRDGYTPTPAISHAILTANRGKDLTKGGGLADGIVVTPSHNPPSDGGFKYNPPHGGPADTDATTAIADAANAHLRDGLRQVRRTPFARARAAATEHDYLTAYVDDLPNVVDLQRIKDAGVRIGADPMGGAAVDYWAAIGERHGLDLTVVNPLVDPTWRFMTLDKDGQIRMDCSSPAAMASLIGSKDRYDIATGNDADADRHGIVTPDGGLMNPNHYLAVALQHLYGGARPGWSSERIGKTLVSSSMIDHVAADLGKELWEVPVGFKWFVPGLLDGSVGFGGEESAGASFLRFDGSVWTSDKDGIILALLASEILASTGRTPSQHYADLVARHGEPAYARVDAPADRAQKATLKALAPDAVTADSIAGEPITAKLTRAPGNGAAIGGLKVVTESAWFAARPSGTEDKYKIYAESFRGPEHLTRVQADAKGVVDAALGG; this is encoded by the coding sequence ATGAGTTCAGCCGCCGATCGTGCCGGTAGTCCGGCCCTGCCCGAGGACCTCATCGACGTCAGCCACGTGGTCACCGCCTACTACGCGGTCCAGCCGGATCCGCAGGACGTCGACCAGCAGGTCGCCTTCGGGACCAGCGGGCACCGCGGGCGGTCGGTGGACGGATCCTTCAACGAGGCACACATCGTCGCGACGACCCAGGCGATCGTCGACGTCCGGCGCAGCCAGGGCATCGACGGGCCGCTCTTCCTCGGTCGCGACACGCATGCCCTCTCCGAGCCGGCGTGGACCTCCGCGCTCGAGGTGCTCGTCGGCAACGACGTCCTGGTGCTCGTCGACTCCCGGGACGGCTACACCCCGACTCCGGCGATCTCGCACGCCATCTTGACCGCCAACCGCGGCAAGGACCTGACGAAGGGGGGTGGGCTGGCCGACGGCATCGTCGTCACCCCCTCGCACAACCCACCCAGCGACGGTGGATTCAAGTACAACCCGCCCCACGGCGGACCCGCCGACACGGACGCCACCACCGCGATCGCTGATGCTGCGAATGCGCACCTACGTGACGGGCTGCGCCAGGTGCGGCGGACCCCCTTCGCCCGGGCGCGGGCTGCCGCCACCGAGCACGACTACCTGACCGCCTACGTCGACGACCTGCCGAACGTCGTTGACCTGCAACGGATCAAGGACGCCGGTGTGCGCATCGGCGCCGATCCGATGGGCGGCGCCGCGGTCGACTACTGGGCCGCGATCGGCGAGCGCCACGGCCTCGACCTGACCGTCGTCAACCCGCTCGTCGACCCGACGTGGCGGTTCATGACGCTGGACAAGGACGGGCAGATCCGCATGGACTGCTCCTCCCCGGCCGCGATGGCGAGCCTGATCGGCAGCAAGGACCGCTACGACATCGCCACCGGCAACGACGCCGACGCCGACCGGCACGGCATCGTCACACCCGACGGTGGACTGATGAACCCCAACCACTACCTCGCGGTCGCGTTGCAGCACCTCTACGGCGGGGCGCGGCCGGGGTGGTCGAGCGAGCGGATCGGCAAGACGCTCGTGTCCAGCTCGATGATCGACCACGTCGCCGCCGACCTCGGCAAGGAGCTGTGGGAGGTGCCGGTCGGCTTCAAGTGGTTCGTGCCGGGGCTGCTCGACGGGTCGGTCGGCTTCGGTGGGGAGGAGTCGGCGGGGGCGTCGTTCCTGCGCTTCGACGGGTCGGTGTGGACGAGCGACAAGGACGGGATCATCCTCGCGCTGCTCGCCTCCGAGATCCTCGCGAGCACCGGACGCACCCCGAGCCAGCACTACGCCGACCTCGTTGCGCGGCACGGCGAGCCCGCGTACGCCCGCGTGGACGCCCCGGCCGACCGGGCCCAGAAGGCCACGCTGAAGGCCCTTGCTCCCGACGCCGTCACCGCCGACTCGATCGCGGGCGAGCCAATCACCGCCAAGCTCACCCGGGCCCCCGGCAACGGGGCCGCGATCGGTGGGTTGAAGGTCGTCACCGAGTCCGCGTGGTTCGCCGCCCGCCCCTCCGGCACCGAGGACAAGTACAAGATCTACGCCGAGTCCTTCCGCGGGCCCGAGCACCTCACCCGGGTCCAGGCGGATGCGAAGGGGGTCGTCGACGCCGCGCTCGGGGGATGA